CTGGGTCCTGAGCTCGGCATCCTCGACTTCGATCGTGGCGTGAAGCTCTCGGGCTCGCGCTTCTACGTTCTGCGCGGCGCCGGCGCCGCCTTGCAGCGGGCGCTGATCCAGTGGATGCTCGAGCTCCACACCCGTGAGCACGGCTACACCGAGATCTATCCGCCCTATCTGGTCAAGCAAGAGTGCCTGTACGGCGCCGGACAGCTGCCCAAGTTTGCGGACAACATCTATCACGACCTCGAAGATGATCTGTGGATGGTCGGGACAGCGGAGATTCCGGTCACCAACCTCCACCGCGACGAGGTGCTCGCCCCCGGCACGCTGCCGCTATCGTACGTTGCCTACAGTGCCTGCTTTCGGCGCGAGAAGATGTCGGCCGGGCGCGACGTGCGCGGCATCAAGCGCGGCCACCAGTTCGACAAAGTCGAGCTGTACAAACTGACCGAGCCGAGCCAGTCCGCCGCCGCGCTCGAGCAGATTCTCAGCGATGCCAGCGAGGTCGCCAGCCGGCTGGAGATTCCTCATCGTGTCATCAGCATCTGCAGCGGCGATCTCGGCTTCGTGGCCGCCAAGAAGTACGACATCGAGTTGTGGGCACCGGGGTGCGGCGAGTGGCTCGAAGTCAGCTCGTGCAGCAACTGCACCGACTTTCAAGCCCGGCGCACCAATATCCGCTTCCGCTCCGCGCCCAGCGCCAAGCCCGAGTTGGTCCACACCCTCAACGGCTCCGGCCTGGCGCTGCCGCGGGTGCTAATCGCGGTGCTCGAAAACTACCAGCAAGCAGACGGCAGCGTGGTAATACCCAAGGTGCTGCGGCCGTTCATGGCCGGCCGCGAGCGCATCACCGCGTGAGGCGATCTGCCACAGGTGAGGCGATGGACTGGAAACTCATTACCGCCGCGTTTGGCTCGATCTTCTTGGCCGAACTGGGCGACAAGACTCAGCTGGCCGTAATTACGCTTGTGGCCTCCTCGGGGCGCCCCTGGAGTGTGTTCTTGGGTGCGAGCGCGGCGCTAGTAAGCGTGACCTTGCTGGGTGTCGCAATCGGTGCCGTGTTCGCCGAAGTGTTGCCGCTGGTGTGGCTGCGCAAAGCGGGCGCGCTCGCCTTTGTGGCCATCGGCCTGGCCATGCTGTTCGATTGGCTGTGATCCGGCCGGATGAGGTGCGGGGGCACGCCGGCTCCAGCTAACGCGCTACTCTTCGTCCGGCAGCGGGCGGTCGGGGGCGTCGTAGTCGGCACCGTCCTCGCCCGCCTCCACCACGTCTTCGGTGGTGGCCGGCTCTTGCCACGGCACGCGCTCTGCGGGCGGCAGCTCGCCCGGCGCGCGGTCCTCGCGTTGCCACGGGGCTTGCTCAATGCGCACGCGATCGACCACCGCCGTCAGACCCATTAGGTCAGTGACCGTGTGCAGCAGGATCTGGTGCTCGGCGGCGCTGGGAACGTCGCCGTCTAGGTATAACACCCCGTGGCGGCAGACGATCCGAAGCTCGTCGAGGTCCAGTCGGCCATCGGCCACCAGCTGGGCGCTGACGGCGTCCTGCAACTCGTGGTCGCTCAGCAGGGCGTATTCCGGCGGCAAGTCGGCCCGTGCCGGAGGCTCGCTCTCAGGCTCCGCGGCCGCCGCTGCCGGCGGCCTCCGCCCCAGG
Above is a window of Deltaproteobacteria bacterium DNA encoding:
- the serS gene encoding serine--tRNA ligase produces the protein MLDIRLIRERSDFVKAELAKVGFAAAAIDEILATDKQRRELIAQSESLRAQRSETSRTIGKQAPAERERLKAEMRALGERIAAFEQQLAEVEAAFTARMLEVPNLPDPSVPLGQDDRDNTVLRSEGEPRAFAFTPKPHWELGPELGILDFDRGVKLSGSRFYVLRGAGAALQRALIQWMLELHTREHGYTEIYPPYLVKQECLYGAGQLPKFADNIYHDLEDDLWMVGTAEIPVTNLHRDEVLAPGTLPLSYVAYSACFRREKMSAGRDVRGIKRGHQFDKVELYKLTEPSQSAAALEQILSDASEVASRLEIPHRVISICSGDLGFVAAKKYDIELWAPGCGEWLEVSSCSNCTDFQARRTNIRFRSAPSAKPELVHTLNGSGLALPRVLIAVLENYQQADGSVVIPKVLRPFMAGRERITA
- a CDS encoding TMEM165/GDT1 family protein; the encoded protein is MDWKLITAAFGSIFLAELGDKTQLAVITLVASSGRPWSVFLGASAALVSVTLLGVAIGAVFAEVLPLVWLRKAGALAFVAIGLAMLFDWL
- a CDS encoding TraR/DksA C4-type zinc finger protein, whose product is MRKNELDALRSTLLHQRSVLLKEVADTEADLATLEAMRESELEECAQDERLTRLLDRLDRRAKAEVEDIDRALARCADGRYGICTQCAQPIAAARLRVLPAAALCITCASALGRRPPAAAAAEPESEPPARADLPPEYALLSDHELQDAVSAQLVADGRLDLDELRIVCRHGVLYLDGDVPSAAEHQILLHTVTDLMGLTAVVDRVRIEQAPWQREDRAPGELPPAERVPWQEPATTEDVVEAGEDGADYDAPDRPLPDEE